Proteins from a single region of Oncorhynchus nerka isolate Pitt River linkage group LG18, Oner_Uvic_2.0, whole genome shotgun sequence:
- the LOC135561983 gene encoding G-protein coupled receptor 35-like, producing MNTSVDSNSTLFSSFSEHPPSVQYVLFTAADSINLILGLPTNVYILWLIVTGAVGTMASDFFSLNLAVSEILSILSNLMFIVHHLILENDTLWSVGTFFEGFNLFGRPLFQCCICVERYLAVVHPVTFLKYKPLRYRVGCCGVFWMMVLGSCFVNMLSNYESAWFFGLILNLLTLSVMLFCCLAVLWALKRPGPGEGERDGEGMNNMKLRAFRIISMIIVSMIVNYLPMIILLISNDFIDPLEIFKGRSICFFITVVSGFVQPLLFLHRSGKLPCVTGL from the exons ATGAACACCTCTGTAGACAGCaactctaccctcttctcctccttctctgaaCACCCTCCG tctgtccagtatgtTCTGTTCACTGCTGCCGACTCCATCAACCTCATCCTGGGTCTCCCCACCAATGTCTACATCCTGTGGCTGATAGTGACCGGAGCTGTAGGGACGATGGCTTCAGACTTCTTCTCTCTCAACCTGGCTGTGTCTGAGATCCTCTCCATCCTGTCCAATCTGATGTTTATTGTTCATCATCTCATCCTAGAGAATGACACTTTATGGAGCGTTGGGACGTTCTTTGAAGGTTTCAATCTCTTTGGTCGTCCTCTGTTCCAGTGCTGTATCTGTGTGGAGCGCTACCTGGCGGTGGTCCACCCTGTAACCTTCCTGAAGTACAAACCCCTGAGATACAGGGTGGGGTGTTGTGGTGTTTTCTGGATGATGGTGCTTGGCTCCTGCTTTGTAAATATGCTTAGTAATTACGAATCTGCATGGTTCTTTGGTTTGATTTTAAACCTGCTTACTCTTTCTGTGATGTTGTTCTGCTGCCTGGCTGTTCTCTGGGCTCTGAAACGTCCCGGTccgggggaaggagagagagatggggaagggatGAACAACATGAAGCTGAGGGCCTTCAGGATCATTTCAATGATCATTGTGTCTATGATTGTCAACTACCTCCCAATGATTATTCTCCTAATCAGTAATGATTTTATTGACCCACTGGAGATTTTTAAGGGAAGATCCATTTGTTTCTTTATCACAGTTGTCAGTGGGTTTGTTcagcccctcctcttcctccacaggTCTGGGAAACTGCCCTGTGTCACGGGACTCTAA